One Primulina tabacum isolate GXHZ01 chromosome 10, ASM2559414v2, whole genome shotgun sequence DNA segment encodes these proteins:
- the LOC142505290 gene encoding potassium channel AKT1 isoform X2, with amino-acid sequence MGDVYGNRGEAGGGLFRVSMCGGGGAELQEIEQFSREGSHYSISTGILPSLGARSNRRVKLRSFIISPYDRHYRAWETYLVILVVYTAWVSPFEFGFLDKPRAPLSIIDNIAWKYTTSWLVFDVISTIPSELAQKISPKPLRAYGLFNMLRLWRLRRVGALFKRLEKDRHFNYFWVRCAKLICVTLFAVHCAGCFYYLLASNYARHHDPKKTWIGAAMENFLQESLWIRYVTSIYWSITTLTTVGYGDLHAENMREMIFDIFYMLFNLGLTAYLIGNMTNLVVHGTSKTRQFRDTIQAASSFAQRNHLPARLQDQMLSHLCLKFRTDSEGLQQQETLDSLPKAIRSSISHFLFYSLVDKVYLFRGVSNDLIFQLVSEMKAEYFPPKEDVILQNEAPTDFYILVTGAVDLMVQKNGVEQAYGEAKNGDLCGEIGVLCYRPQLFTVRTKRLSQLLRLNRTTFLNIIQANVGDGTIIMNNLLQHLKELKDPMMEGVLLETEKMLARGRMDLPLTLCFAALRGDDLLLHHLLKRGLDPNESDNNGRTALHIAASTGNENCALLLLDFGADPNCRDSDGIVPLWEAMVSMHKLVIKLLSDNGAKLTSGDIGLYSCLAAEQNNLDLIKEIIRCGGNVTRPRSNGNTALHVSVGEGNVEIVKFLLEHGADIDKQDENGWSPRDLADQQGHDDIKQLFESYKSSNDKSTPSVPEGRHGVRFLGRHKSEPTILPIIHGGTSPGHDGSWGSSRPRRRMNNFYNSLFGIMSAAQAGGNNLLLSTENTADAVTTVAYSARVTISCPEKGDFSGKLVLLPQSFQELLEICMKKYGFSPSKVSTQDGAAIEDIELIRDGDHIVFESGGKLDNVPE; translated from the exons ATGGGGGACGTCTATGGCAACCGGGGCGAAGCCGGAGGAGGGTTGTTTAGGGTCTCAATGTGCGGCGGCGGTGGTGCAGAACTACAAGAGATCGAACAGTTTTCGAGAGAAGGAAGCCACTACAGCATCTCAACTGGGATTCTTCCCTCTCTTGGCGCCAGAAGCAACCGTAGAGTAAAGCTTCGTTCTTTCATTATTTCGCCATACGATCGCCATTACAG AGCATGGGAGACCTATCTCGTTATTCTGGTTGTCTACACTGCTTGGGTGTCTCCCTTTGAATTTGGCTTTCTTGATAAACCACGTGCACCGCTCTCCATCATTGATAAC ATTGCTTGGAAGTACACGACTTCTTGGTTGGTTTTCGATGTCATATCTACAATCCCTTCCGAACTTGCACAAAAAATCTCCCCAAAACCTTTACGGGCGTATGGCTTATTCAACATGCTTCGACTATGGCGTCTCAGAAGAGTTGGTGCCTTGTTTAAAcg ATTGGAGAAGGATAGACATTTCAACTACTTTTGGGTCCGGTGCGCGAAGCTTATATGC GTTACTCTCTTTGCAGTTCATTGTGCTGGTTGTTTCTATTATCTACTAGCCTCTAATTACGCTCGTCACCATGATCCGAAAAAAACATGGATCGGAGCAGCGATGGAAAATTTCCTTCAAGAAAGCCTGTGGATTCGTTATGTCACTTCGATATACTGGTCCATAACGACTCTTACTACTGTTGGCTATGGAGATTTGCATGCCGAAAATATGAGGGAGATGATATTCGACATTTTCTACATGCTTTTTAACTTGGGACTTACCGCATATTTGATTGGGAACATGACAAATTTGGTTGTCCACGGGACCAGTAAGACTCGACAATTT AGAGATACCATTCAAGCTGCCTCAAGTTTCGCACAAAGGAATCATCTGCCGGCTCGCCTCCAGGATCAGATGCTTTCACATTTGTGCTTAAAGTTCCGAACTGACTCGGAGGGCCTGCAGCAGCAAGAGACTCTCGATTCACTCCCAAAGGCGATTCGGTCGAGTATTTCCCATTTCCTATTCTACTCTTTAGTAGACAAGGTATACTTGTTTCGTGGAGTGTCCAATGATCTAATCTTCCAGCTG GTCTCTGAGATGAAAGCTGAATATTTCCCTCCCAAAGAGGACGTAATCCTGCAGAATGAAGCTCCTACCGACTTTTATATTCTCGTCACTGGGGCAGTG GATCTAATGGTTCAGAAAAACGGAGTTGAACAG GCTTATGGGGAGGCAAAAAATGGCGATCTTTGTGGAGAGATCGGTGTACTGTGTTATAGGCCTCAACTCTTCACAGTGCGAACCAAAAGATTGAGCCAGCTATTGCGGTTGAATCGTACcacatttttaaacattattcAAGCCAATGTTGGAGATGGGACCATTATTATGAACAATCTTCTACAG cATTTGAAGGAACTTAAGGACCCCATGATGGAGGGGGTTTTGCTAGAGACCGAGAAGATGCTCGCTCGAGGAAGAATGGACCTACCTCTCACTCTATGTTTCGCTGCACTTAGAGGAGATGACTTGCTGCTGCATCACTTGTTAAAGAGAGGTCTAGATCCGAATGAATCCGATAATAATGGAAGAACAGCACTT CACATAGCAGCATCGACAGGAAATGAAAACTGTGCGCTTCTTTTGCTAGACTTTGGGGCCGATCCCAATTGCCGAG ACTCCGACGGAATTGTACCGCTATGGGAAGCCATGGTCAGCATGCACAAACTGGTTATTAAGCTACTCTCAGATAACGGTGCTAAACTAACATCTGGTGACATAGGTCTATATTCATGTTTAGCTGCCGAACAAAATAATTTAGACTTGATCAAGGAAATCATTCGTTGTGGTGGGAACGTGACTAGACCAAGGAGTAATGGAAACACGGCTCTCCATGTTTCTGTTGGTGAAGGCAACGTAGAAATAGTTAAATTTCTGCTCGAACATGGTGCAGATATCGATAAACAGGACGAGAATGGGTGGTCACCAAGGGATCTGGCTGATCAACAAGGCCATGATGATATTAAGCAACTTTTTGAATCCTATAAATCATCCAACGACAAATCAACCCCCTCGGTTCCAGAAGGACGTCATGGGGTTCGTTTTCTTGGAAGACATAAAAGCGAGCCAACTATTCTACCAATAATTCATGGTGGCACGTCTCCAGGACATGATGGATCCTGGGGCAGCTCTCGTCCCAGACGAAGGATGAATAATTTCTACAATTCTTTATTCGGGATCATGTCAGCAGCACAAGCTGGGGGGAATAACTTGCTTTTATCGACAGAGAATACTGCAGATGCCGTGACTACAGTAGCCTACTCAGCCAGAGTGACTATCAGTTGCCCCGAAAAAGGAGATTTTTCGGGTAAGCTCGTGCTGCTACCACAGAGCTTCCAAGAACTACTCGAAATTTGCATGAAAAAGTATGGGTTTTCCCCGTCTAAAGTTTCGACCCAAGACGGGGCGGCGATTGAAGATATAGAGCTGATAAGAGATGGGGATCATATAGTTTTCGAGAGTGGTGGAAAATTGGATAATGTGCCAGAGTAA
- the LOC142505290 gene encoding potassium channel AKT1 isoform X1: MGDVYGNRGEAGGGLFRVSMCGGGGAELQEIEQFSREGSHYSISTGILPSLGARSNRRVKLRSFIISPYDRHYRAWETYLVILVVYTAWVSPFEFGFLDKPRAPLSIIDNVVNGFFAIDIVLTFFVAYLDKSTYLLVDDRKQIAWKYTTSWLVFDVISTIPSELAQKISPKPLRAYGLFNMLRLWRLRRVGALFKRLEKDRHFNYFWVRCAKLICVTLFAVHCAGCFYYLLASNYARHHDPKKTWIGAAMENFLQESLWIRYVTSIYWSITTLTTVGYGDLHAENMREMIFDIFYMLFNLGLTAYLIGNMTNLVVHGTSKTRQFRDTIQAASSFAQRNHLPARLQDQMLSHLCLKFRTDSEGLQQQETLDSLPKAIRSSISHFLFYSLVDKVYLFRGVSNDLIFQLVSEMKAEYFPPKEDVILQNEAPTDFYILVTGAVDLMVQKNGVEQAYGEAKNGDLCGEIGVLCYRPQLFTVRTKRLSQLLRLNRTTFLNIIQANVGDGTIIMNNLLQHLKELKDPMMEGVLLETEKMLARGRMDLPLTLCFAALRGDDLLLHHLLKRGLDPNESDNNGRTALHIAASTGNENCALLLLDFGADPNCRDSDGIVPLWEAMVSMHKLVIKLLSDNGAKLTSGDIGLYSCLAAEQNNLDLIKEIIRCGGNVTRPRSNGNTALHVSVGEGNVEIVKFLLEHGADIDKQDENGWSPRDLADQQGHDDIKQLFESYKSSNDKSTPSVPEGRHGVRFLGRHKSEPTILPIIHGGTSPGHDGSWGSSRPRRRMNNFYNSLFGIMSAAQAGGNNLLLSTENTADAVTTVAYSARVTISCPEKGDFSGKLVLLPQSFQELLEICMKKYGFSPSKVSTQDGAAIEDIELIRDGDHIVFESGGKLDNVPE, encoded by the exons ATGGGGGACGTCTATGGCAACCGGGGCGAAGCCGGAGGAGGGTTGTTTAGGGTCTCAATGTGCGGCGGCGGTGGTGCAGAACTACAAGAGATCGAACAGTTTTCGAGAGAAGGAAGCCACTACAGCATCTCAACTGGGATTCTTCCCTCTCTTGGCGCCAGAAGCAACCGTAGAGTAAAGCTTCGTTCTTTCATTATTTCGCCATACGATCGCCATTACAG AGCATGGGAGACCTATCTCGTTATTCTGGTTGTCTACACTGCTTGGGTGTCTCCCTTTGAATTTGGCTTTCTTGATAAACCACGTGCACCGCTCTCCATCATTGATAACGTTGTTAATGGATTCTTTGCTATAGATATCGTGCTTACATTCTTTGTAGCTTACCTTGATAAATCTACGTATCTCCTGGTTGATGACCGGAAACAGATTGCTTGGAAGTACACGACTTCTTGGTTGGTTTTCGATGTCATATCTACAATCCCTTCCGAACTTGCACAAAAAATCTCCCCAAAACCTTTACGGGCGTATGGCTTATTCAACATGCTTCGACTATGGCGTCTCAGAAGAGTTGGTGCCTTGTTTAAAcg ATTGGAGAAGGATAGACATTTCAACTACTTTTGGGTCCGGTGCGCGAAGCTTATATGC GTTACTCTCTTTGCAGTTCATTGTGCTGGTTGTTTCTATTATCTACTAGCCTCTAATTACGCTCGTCACCATGATCCGAAAAAAACATGGATCGGAGCAGCGATGGAAAATTTCCTTCAAGAAAGCCTGTGGATTCGTTATGTCACTTCGATATACTGGTCCATAACGACTCTTACTACTGTTGGCTATGGAGATTTGCATGCCGAAAATATGAGGGAGATGATATTCGACATTTTCTACATGCTTTTTAACTTGGGACTTACCGCATATTTGATTGGGAACATGACAAATTTGGTTGTCCACGGGACCAGTAAGACTCGACAATTT AGAGATACCATTCAAGCTGCCTCAAGTTTCGCACAAAGGAATCATCTGCCGGCTCGCCTCCAGGATCAGATGCTTTCACATTTGTGCTTAAAGTTCCGAACTGACTCGGAGGGCCTGCAGCAGCAAGAGACTCTCGATTCACTCCCAAAGGCGATTCGGTCGAGTATTTCCCATTTCCTATTCTACTCTTTAGTAGACAAGGTATACTTGTTTCGTGGAGTGTCCAATGATCTAATCTTCCAGCTG GTCTCTGAGATGAAAGCTGAATATTTCCCTCCCAAAGAGGACGTAATCCTGCAGAATGAAGCTCCTACCGACTTTTATATTCTCGTCACTGGGGCAGTG GATCTAATGGTTCAGAAAAACGGAGTTGAACAG GCTTATGGGGAGGCAAAAAATGGCGATCTTTGTGGAGAGATCGGTGTACTGTGTTATAGGCCTCAACTCTTCACAGTGCGAACCAAAAGATTGAGCCAGCTATTGCGGTTGAATCGTACcacatttttaaacattattcAAGCCAATGTTGGAGATGGGACCATTATTATGAACAATCTTCTACAG cATTTGAAGGAACTTAAGGACCCCATGATGGAGGGGGTTTTGCTAGAGACCGAGAAGATGCTCGCTCGAGGAAGAATGGACCTACCTCTCACTCTATGTTTCGCTGCACTTAGAGGAGATGACTTGCTGCTGCATCACTTGTTAAAGAGAGGTCTAGATCCGAATGAATCCGATAATAATGGAAGAACAGCACTT CACATAGCAGCATCGACAGGAAATGAAAACTGTGCGCTTCTTTTGCTAGACTTTGGGGCCGATCCCAATTGCCGAG ACTCCGACGGAATTGTACCGCTATGGGAAGCCATGGTCAGCATGCACAAACTGGTTATTAAGCTACTCTCAGATAACGGTGCTAAACTAACATCTGGTGACATAGGTCTATATTCATGTTTAGCTGCCGAACAAAATAATTTAGACTTGATCAAGGAAATCATTCGTTGTGGTGGGAACGTGACTAGACCAAGGAGTAATGGAAACACGGCTCTCCATGTTTCTGTTGGTGAAGGCAACGTAGAAATAGTTAAATTTCTGCTCGAACATGGTGCAGATATCGATAAACAGGACGAGAATGGGTGGTCACCAAGGGATCTGGCTGATCAACAAGGCCATGATGATATTAAGCAACTTTTTGAATCCTATAAATCATCCAACGACAAATCAACCCCCTCGGTTCCAGAAGGACGTCATGGGGTTCGTTTTCTTGGAAGACATAAAAGCGAGCCAACTATTCTACCAATAATTCATGGTGGCACGTCTCCAGGACATGATGGATCCTGGGGCAGCTCTCGTCCCAGACGAAGGATGAATAATTTCTACAATTCTTTATTCGGGATCATGTCAGCAGCACAAGCTGGGGGGAATAACTTGCTTTTATCGACAGAGAATACTGCAGATGCCGTGACTACAGTAGCCTACTCAGCCAGAGTGACTATCAGTTGCCCCGAAAAAGGAGATTTTTCGGGTAAGCTCGTGCTGCTACCACAGAGCTTCCAAGAACTACTCGAAATTTGCATGAAAAAGTATGGGTTTTCCCCGTCTAAAGTTTCGACCCAAGACGGGGCGGCGATTGAAGATATAGAGCTGATAAGAGATGGGGATCATATAGTTTTCGAGAGTGGTGGAAAATTGGATAATGTGCCAGAGTAA
- the LOC142505290 gene encoding potassium channel AKT1 isoform X3, with protein MLRLWRLRRVGALFKRLEKDRHFNYFWVRCAKLICVTLFAVHCAGCFYYLLASNYARHHDPKKTWIGAAMENFLQESLWIRYVTSIYWSITTLTTVGYGDLHAENMREMIFDIFYMLFNLGLTAYLIGNMTNLVVHGTSKTRQFRDTIQAASSFAQRNHLPARLQDQMLSHLCLKFRTDSEGLQQQETLDSLPKAIRSSISHFLFYSLVDKVYLFRGVSNDLIFQLVSEMKAEYFPPKEDVILQNEAPTDFYILVTGAVDLMVQKNGVEQAYGEAKNGDLCGEIGVLCYRPQLFTVRTKRLSQLLRLNRTTFLNIIQANVGDGTIIMNNLLQHLKELKDPMMEGVLLETEKMLARGRMDLPLTLCFAALRGDDLLLHHLLKRGLDPNESDNNGRTALHIAASTGNENCALLLLDFGADPNCRDSDGIVPLWEAMVSMHKLVIKLLSDNGAKLTSGDIGLYSCLAAEQNNLDLIKEIIRCGGNVTRPRSNGNTALHVSVGEGNVEIVKFLLEHGADIDKQDENGWSPRDLADQQGHDDIKQLFESYKSSNDKSTPSVPEGRHGVRFLGRHKSEPTILPIIHGGTSPGHDGSWGSSRPRRRMNNFYNSLFGIMSAAQAGGNNLLLSTENTADAVTTVAYSARVTISCPEKGDFSGKLVLLPQSFQELLEICMKKYGFSPSKVSTQDGAAIEDIELIRDGDHIVFESGGKLDNVPE; from the exons ATGCTTCGACTATGGCGTCTCAGAAGAGTTGGTGCCTTGTTTAAAcg ATTGGAGAAGGATAGACATTTCAACTACTTTTGGGTCCGGTGCGCGAAGCTTATATGC GTTACTCTCTTTGCAGTTCATTGTGCTGGTTGTTTCTATTATCTACTAGCCTCTAATTACGCTCGTCACCATGATCCGAAAAAAACATGGATCGGAGCAGCGATGGAAAATTTCCTTCAAGAAAGCCTGTGGATTCGTTATGTCACTTCGATATACTGGTCCATAACGACTCTTACTACTGTTGGCTATGGAGATTTGCATGCCGAAAATATGAGGGAGATGATATTCGACATTTTCTACATGCTTTTTAACTTGGGACTTACCGCATATTTGATTGGGAACATGACAAATTTGGTTGTCCACGGGACCAGTAAGACTCGACAATTT AGAGATACCATTCAAGCTGCCTCAAGTTTCGCACAAAGGAATCATCTGCCGGCTCGCCTCCAGGATCAGATGCTTTCACATTTGTGCTTAAAGTTCCGAACTGACTCGGAGGGCCTGCAGCAGCAAGAGACTCTCGATTCACTCCCAAAGGCGATTCGGTCGAGTATTTCCCATTTCCTATTCTACTCTTTAGTAGACAAGGTATACTTGTTTCGTGGAGTGTCCAATGATCTAATCTTCCAGCTG GTCTCTGAGATGAAAGCTGAATATTTCCCTCCCAAAGAGGACGTAATCCTGCAGAATGAAGCTCCTACCGACTTTTATATTCTCGTCACTGGGGCAGTG GATCTAATGGTTCAGAAAAACGGAGTTGAACAG GCTTATGGGGAGGCAAAAAATGGCGATCTTTGTGGAGAGATCGGTGTACTGTGTTATAGGCCTCAACTCTTCACAGTGCGAACCAAAAGATTGAGCCAGCTATTGCGGTTGAATCGTACcacatttttaaacattattcAAGCCAATGTTGGAGATGGGACCATTATTATGAACAATCTTCTACAG cATTTGAAGGAACTTAAGGACCCCATGATGGAGGGGGTTTTGCTAGAGACCGAGAAGATGCTCGCTCGAGGAAGAATGGACCTACCTCTCACTCTATGTTTCGCTGCACTTAGAGGAGATGACTTGCTGCTGCATCACTTGTTAAAGAGAGGTCTAGATCCGAATGAATCCGATAATAATGGAAGAACAGCACTT CACATAGCAGCATCGACAGGAAATGAAAACTGTGCGCTTCTTTTGCTAGACTTTGGGGCCGATCCCAATTGCCGAG ACTCCGACGGAATTGTACCGCTATGGGAAGCCATGGTCAGCATGCACAAACTGGTTATTAAGCTACTCTCAGATAACGGTGCTAAACTAACATCTGGTGACATAGGTCTATATTCATGTTTAGCTGCCGAACAAAATAATTTAGACTTGATCAAGGAAATCATTCGTTGTGGTGGGAACGTGACTAGACCAAGGAGTAATGGAAACACGGCTCTCCATGTTTCTGTTGGTGAAGGCAACGTAGAAATAGTTAAATTTCTGCTCGAACATGGTGCAGATATCGATAAACAGGACGAGAATGGGTGGTCACCAAGGGATCTGGCTGATCAACAAGGCCATGATGATATTAAGCAACTTTTTGAATCCTATAAATCATCCAACGACAAATCAACCCCCTCGGTTCCAGAAGGACGTCATGGGGTTCGTTTTCTTGGAAGACATAAAAGCGAGCCAACTATTCTACCAATAATTCATGGTGGCACGTCTCCAGGACATGATGGATCCTGGGGCAGCTCTCGTCCCAGACGAAGGATGAATAATTTCTACAATTCTTTATTCGGGATCATGTCAGCAGCACAAGCTGGGGGGAATAACTTGCTTTTATCGACAGAGAATACTGCAGATGCCGTGACTACAGTAGCCTACTCAGCCAGAGTGACTATCAGTTGCCCCGAAAAAGGAGATTTTTCGGGTAAGCTCGTGCTGCTACCACAGAGCTTCCAAGAACTACTCGAAATTTGCATGAAAAAGTATGGGTTTTCCCCGTCTAAAGTTTCGACCCAAGACGGGGCGGCGATTGAAGATATAGAGCTGATAAGAGATGGGGATCATATAGTTTTCGAGAGTGGTGGAAAATTGGATAATGTGCCAGAGTAA